Part of the Nicotiana sylvestris chromosome 2, ASM39365v2, whole genome shotgun sequence genome, CCCAGTAACTGATTTGGGATCCCCCTCGGGCCACATGGGCAAAACAACGTATACACAAAACCGTTCTCTGGCTCtaattttacttgcaattttcaATGCCAACTCCATGGGTACCAGATGATCAGCTCCTGATCAAAATTGGTAAAGGAACATGAATTGGAATTGGGTAAGGAAGAATAATGAATGCTTCCAGGTGGTTTAAGTAGAACAAAAGCAAGAATTTGTCTGATCTCAAACTACGACTTGATTATCCTAGAAAATTGGCGAGTAAGTTCCATAAAATCTTGCTTTCAGGAAGAAATATAACACTTTCAAGAGTGTGTTTAAAGGAAACACATGAAGACAATAATTAGAGAAGAATTGGAATTTACAGATTTTTACCTTATCAATCTTAAAACCTTTTGCATACTTTTTCTAGGAATTGGATGTGGTAAAATATTGAGCCCGGTAGAGTTTACCTATTAGTCAAATGCATTAAAAATGCAGATGTAAATTTTGGATCATCAATTTCATGAGGAGTTGTGAATATAAAAGCACATTTCTATGTTGAATCAtaacttttttttattctttgGTGATAACATAGTTTCATGTCTTGTATACTTCTATTCGATAATATAGCAAGAAAATATAAATTTACCTGCATCTTTGTAAGACGGCCAAGCATATGATGACCCAAGAAAATACTGATTCTCAATATATATGAAATGTTGAGCAGATCTTATTGCCTGGATGTATGCTGATTCAATGCTTTTGTCTACTACCAGATCTTTTGAGCTGATAAGGTTCTGTCAAAAATATAATGAACAGAAATTGTGAATACTGATAAGTGTTCCATATACAGAACAGCTACTTTCGCGGAACTTTGAAAGGTTATGACAAAAAAGCTATGGTTTCTGTACCTGTGCCTTAGCAACATCAATACTCTTGGGAAAACCTTGCACTGAGCCTGAATCAATGGAACGaaagatctgcagtataagataTGAGGAAGAGCGTTAAAAGGGATTCAACAAATTCTGTTGAATATCTCTGCATGACAAGAAAAATCTACCTGCACGTGCCAATTTTCGGGGTGATCTTCCCCAGCTACATATAGTTTTGGATCATCTGCTGGAATCTCAGTCCCTACTTTGAAAACAGCAAAAGCGGGGCTGAGTATCCATGAGATACGCTCAATCTTTAACATTGCATCGTCATTCCAGCGGGACATCGTTTTCTTAAAGAAAGCGAATTCCCTCCACTTTGTTGCTCTCCTCCATCGCTGAGCAAAGTTTATAAGCACATCATATGCAGCAGGTCCATCAATTCTGCAGTGCAAATCATGCCATGGCTCCCTTGGGGCCTTGGTCCCTGGCTAGTAAATGTGGtacaaataaattaaaattataaaaacataaTCAACAAGAAAGCCATGAtcaaaggaaataaagaaatagaAGGAAAAATTCACTGTATAAAAGACGTATAAAATCACGTAAACATGTGGTTGGAAATAACCATATGATACACTGCAGGGTTTCACCATCTTTGGTTTAAATCAAACATAACAACCCTATTCTAAGTAACTTAGGGGACTTTTTGATAACCTTATTCACGACTGACAATTGAATGCTCAATGTGCTAAATCATAGTCCTTGGACTGTAAATGAATATTACTCAAACATTAAACTTCCATAAAAGTACTTGAGAGATTTAAGTCTAACACACTAGAAAAAGTTCTTATCTCACCATTTATgcattaaattaatttattttgctTATAATTCTTGTTTATTATATTTTCATACCTATTTTAGGACTAAGATTTATTTTCAGTAAAAGTATCATCTGAGAGTAACAAATTTAACATAGTAATCATTGCATGTTTTATATTAGTGGCAGATGACAAATACTATACAACAAACAGTATAATGTACAAGTTCCAAATTAGTTTGCATCATCATCGAAGCGAATAAATCATAACGATATTAAAATAACAAGATAGGAAAGTACAAGCTTTTACCGGAATATTCAAATTTGGATGGTTGTTTCcgattgtatcgtatcgtattgttactttaaatacaatgtttattttgattgttacttaaattttattgtatcgtatcgttaaatccgtcgttatgtaacgatgaaatgtgccactttatgtaacgaccgatttgtgTGATTGTGTCGTTTTCTTGtgttttctctcaatctcacccttcattattattaaatagttttattttatcatttaccctacctttttatatagcgtatcataatttttctttataatattgcaagtttattcatcaTATTACTGGTGCATGATACCATGAAACGACGGCAAAATGATACAAtccatccaaacattgtattcatcaaacgatacagtacagtacagtacaatacgatacgatacattatgaaacgatatgtaacaaccatccaaataaGCTGTGTGTAAGTTCAGATTTGAGTTTTTATCCTTTGTTGGCAAGCCACCTAGTCTCTATTAGCATTAGCATCTTTTTTCTTTCCCTTCGTCAAAGTGTGACCACTTTCCCATAAACAGATGGCAAAACAAATGCAAGAGACTGACAGCTAAAAAGGTTGGGAAAACGGTATCTTGTAGGTAAAATCTTCATTTATCAGAAAAAGTTAAGGTCTCCAAATAGTTCAGACACTTCAAATAATAAGCAGAGAGAGACATTATTCTTGTGGTATTTCAGAATAAAATTAAATTAGAGATTTGTTTTCAAACTGACCCTGTTTCCTACATAAAGAACCATGATCATACCAGAATGCTTAAATCTACATACATATATAGAAATTATATCTGAAATCTTCACCCAAACGAATGATAAGTAACTAAAAGGATGCCCAATAGAATAGTTGTTTCAGGCATAAAAAATAGCTCCTAATGCTTTACTAGAACTTAATTTTTCTAACTACATTTCCCCACTTGGcatctgaaataaacaaacactTTTAGATTGCTAGTCCTGTTGGTAAACAGAGTTAAAGCTAGTGAAATTCACAGGCAGGAACCTCTTCATGTGTCAACTCCAGCAAGGAAACAGACTCTAAACTTTGGGAACGGAAGCAAATTTAATTTAAGCAACATGCCGAGCTTAGCAAACTCTTGAGCAAAACTTTTACAGCAGTTACAGAAGTTAGGCTTCAGAACTTGAATACTTTGAACTACAGGTTGCCCTTTGTTTGTTGACATTTTTAGTCATGTGGCAATAACAACTGCTAAAATATCCACAAGCAGATTTTCTAAAAGCATTAACAGATGGGTTAAACTTCATATGCTGGAAACAGACTTTTCGATATTTATAAGGTATATAGCTTCCCCAACTTGCTTGGTAGTGAGGCgtagtagtagttgttgttgtataaGGTATATAAACTAACACAACCATCAAAATCATTCTTTTCACATGATTTGGTCTGTATTAGTTATCATACTCAATCTGCTGCAATAGCCCGTGTAGTCCAACTAGCATAAAGTATACTAGACTTTTCCCCAACTAACCAATAAGAACCACACCAAATGATAGTTTACAGGTATtaaaattatcaaaaaaatatTTGGAACAACAAACTACTCACAGGAAATTGAGGCTGATGAAAATCATCTTTGAAAACAGTATCAAGATCACGGAATAAGCGATGTTCAGGCGTATCATAGCGACCATCACAGAGATCAAGACCTCCTAAGAAGGCTGTAATTTTTCTATTATTGCCAGGAGCCTGTGTATCTACAAGAATGCACTTCTGGTGATGCGTGAACATGGTTCCAACAACCTGGAAGCAACAATTAAATGTGCAAACCATCAACGAAGGGGAGATAAAGGCCAAAAAGTGAGGAAGTGGTTTTAAATCAAAGCAAAAACAGATTTCTAATAGGGAATATTCATGCTATCAATTACATTTGATATGCACAGCAACTAAGATAATCTTTTCCTGCTAAACCTTTTGACCTCTTCTTTCCTTTCTCCAGCAAACTGATGAGAACACTTATAAGAGAGTTACCTGTTGCTTCATAATGCTGAGCTTACTACTAGCATAACGTGGTGACAGAACACAAATCACAGAGGAATGCTTAAAGAACTTCTTGGTCTCCTCATCGTGAGTTCCCATTACTCCTGCCTGCAACCAATGCCATCTCAAATTATTGTAAGGGGGGGTTTAAAACAAGAAGTACAACTGATGGCATGCACCATCTTAGGAAAAAAAACAACTGCGCCTCAGTCCCAAGGGGTCAGCATGCACCATCTTAGAAAGTAAAGACAAAAACAATTGGTTAAACGAACGAAAGAGATTATAACAGATGTAGTTCAGTTCATATCTAAAATTGCGTAGAAAGATTTCTGTTCACAAATTGGGAATAACTATGTCCTTATATTAGCTGGAACCTTTTTCCAAAAACTGAACATGCATGACTTGAGGCTAGACAAGGCTAAGTTGCATTCAAAATGCCTATGAGTGGTATGCAAAAAACATAGTCAAATTAAAGTTTTTAAGCAAAGATATACGAAGATTTCGAAATAAAATAACAGCAACTAGCAAAACTTAAATAAGACTACTAGCATGGTCAGTTGAGTTTAAGCAAGGAATGAAGAATATTAGTAGTAGCAAATAAAATAACAGCAACTAGCAAAAGTCAAGCTAGATTATAATTGCCAAGAAAGACATGAAAAGAAAAGATAGTCACGTGCAACCACTATCTTAACACCTTCTTTAATAAACAAGAACATAATAAAGTACGCATTAATGCCACATTAGAATATACTTTATCAAAAGAAACCACATTATAATTTAACGAAGGAATCAGAATAGTATTCAACAGTACATACCGTGTTAATAAAGAACTTATCGTGCGAAGTTTTATCATCCCAAACTAACAGCAGAACTCTTACACCTTCTTGAGACTTGTATTTAAGCAATTCACCAAGCGTCAGATCACCGCCACGTGGCAATGGCCTTGTGGGTTCTCTAATTAACTTAATCTTATGATAAACAGACCAACCAACaatgtaaatcaagtgatgagcCTCAGAAATTGCATAGCATATATCTTCCCAACATTTGTTGTGCTCAAAATTTGTTCCTTTTTCCAATTTAATATCTGGGAACTTCACATTATTGCTTACGTGTGCATCTTGGTATAGTTTTACTGAACTTCCTTTTCTTAATGGAAAATAAGTATTTCTCACACCTAAATGCTGAGGATCAGAAGCAATGCCGCGTGTGTATAATGAGTTTGTATCATAAGGGAAAAATTTCATTTGGACCTTAAGGGCTGAATTGGGCTTTGGAGGTTTACCGGAAGGCCCAATAATGGGAAACCAACCGGAGATGACGTCACCGGTGGCGATACTCTCCGCCGGAATTTTAACTTTACCCATAATTTCGGCCCCGAACAAGTCATCATCCTTGACCCGAAACTCCAAGAAGGCCATAGGATGGGCCAATGGGATCCGAAAATGCTCGTCCCAAACCGGATACTGAGAGTTGGGTATGATCCGAGTACGGGCTAGAGCGGTTTGTGGAGCTGAAACGGTGACGTATGGGTCACTCGTGATGATTTTCCGGTGCTGATTTTTCTTATCCGGTTGTGACGTACGGTCGCCGTCGTCTCCGCCGTCGACGGTGGAATCAGGTGGTTTACGGCAGATGCCACCGAGAGTGAAGCAGCGGCGAAGACGGGCAGAAGTAATGTCCATGTTGGGTAAATGACGGGCTTGGATAATGTGGAGTTCCAAATCTCCATGTAATATGAGCTTTTTAGGTTCGGACATTATACTCTAGATTATATATGTGCAATAGAATTTGCTAATCCGTTGGGATAGCAGAATACAATTTATAGCATGAAGATCAAGGTCATGTTAGTATAGTAGGAGTGAAAAGATGGGGAGAAGAAAGAGATATTCTTAGAATTTGGTTTTGTGGACAAGTATGGGATAATGGCACGTTTGGTAAAGTGATATATAGTGACTGTTTGCTGAGATTTTACGTCTCCGATCGAGCTGCCATGCACGGAGGGTTGGTCTTGCGTATTTGTACTCTAAACACTGTTTTAAACATGTATCCTAATGTGATGAACAAACTAACATGACGACTAGGGGAGACAAACGGGCGGGTCGGGTCGGTTGACACGGATAAAAAATGAGTTATTCGACAGATAATATGGatataatatggatatccatattatcaattacttcttgaatatgatcacgtTAGAATTCCTAGTCTctcaaacttgaggaacccccaatttgaaaCTTTACAAAATACTCCCCgattcacaataagtgaccaatttgctttggaCACACACATTAATGAAATACTAAATTTTAGACgaaatagttagtgtgactaaactacccttcatTAAATGTTGCAACATAGTTATAATAGCACTTACTTCTATTCTCAAATATGAGTTGTAaatgactttttagggatatgaATATAAGgataatcttgaaaaaaaaattaaattttttcttgattatataaattgacacttattttggaccaaaataaaaaggcaaattggtcacttattgtggaccagaTGAAGTATACAAATTAAACACATTAGTTattcattggttatccatttggttagccattttctaagtggataagaTGTTTCTATCCATATCCAACCTATTTTTGAAAAGTTCATTATTCAACctatttttaatggataatatggacatataatagttttcttttaaccatttttccACCTCTAATGATGAGTCTGATGGGAAAAAAACATGTACATATATTGATATATTATTATCGTGATGAAAACAAGTTTCCTCCTACATTATCCCACAATACATCATACTTAGCTGTTAATTATGTATAATTTGGATTGAGACATGTTTAGGAATACTTGGAAGTAAAAACCTGCACCAGTACGTAATAGAGTACATATTCATAATTTAAGTTATAAGTGAATACATAATTGATGATACCAAGACAGATTCATAATTTAAGTTAGTGAAATACTACATAATACCATCATCAATTATGAAGTTAATTACTTCAAGTTATGGTAGGTGAACTTCATTTGACGACGAAAAATCTATAAAAGATTAAATTCAAACCAAGAAAGTGAATGTGTAGACATCCCTTCAATTCTAGCAAAGGTTCACGTGATTGGGTGACTAGGCGAGAAATTAAAGGTGTATGAAAGGTAAATAATTACCCACATTTACATCAAACTATATTAATTCAcgatatttaattaatttaattagatgaGAATGCATATAATTTACCATGGTTAAATGTTTGAAGTCCATATACAAGACACATATCATGTATTTATTGATTTGGTGTAAACAGGGGCGGATTTACACCGCTTCATCGTAAATTTTGTTAAATATATAATACAAATAAATCATttaataaaatagttaaaatgataTAGCTTTTCCCGAATTCCATCCTGGCTCGCTGGTTAAGCAACTGACGTTTTCAGCGGAGGTTGGCAGTTCGAAGTCTTGCATCGTTTTATCTGTGAGTAAATCTTTTTAGTACTAAATCCTTACTGATGATTTGCCGATGAACTTCTTTCAAAGGAAAATTAAACCACATTCATTTTTGTATAGAAAAAGGACAATAAACAGTATAACGCTTACCGGAGTTCAGTTATTTCAaaccataattttaaaaatattatttattgcATTTTACTGAAAGACTTGGTTGTTGCTTGGTTTTATTTTGTAAGTTGTTCTGGTGCTTTTATTTGTATGGGTTGAATTTGATGGGATTATTTG contains:
- the LOC104219474 gene encoding phospholipase D delta-like, with protein sequence MSEPKKLILHGDLELHIIQARHLPNMDITSARLRRCFTLGGICRKPPDSTVDGGDDGDRTSQPDKKNQHRKIITSDPYVTVSAPQTALARTRIIPNSQYPVWDEHFRIPLAHPMAFLEFRVKDDDLFGAEIMGKVKIPAESIATGDVISGWFPIIGPSGKPPKPNSALKVQMKFFPYDTNSLYTRGIASDPQHLGVRNTYFPLRKGSSVKLYQDAHVSNNVKFPDIKLEKGTNFEHNKCWEDICYAISEAHHLIYIVGWSVYHKIKLIREPTRPLPRGGDLTLGELLKYKSQEGVRVLLLVWDDKTSHDKFFINTAGVMGTHDEETKKFFKHSSVICVLSPRYASSKLSIMKQQVVGTMFTHHQKCILVDTQAPGNNRKITAFLGGLDLCDGRYDTPEHRLFRDLDTVFKDDFHQPQFPPGTKAPREPWHDLHCRIDGPAAYDVLINFAQRWRRATKWREFAFFKKTMSRWNDDAMLKIERISWILSPAFAVFKVGTEIPADDPKLYVAGEDHPENWHVQIFRSIDSGSVQGFPKSIDVAKAQNLISSKDLVVDKSIESAYIQAIRSAQHFIYIENQYFLGSSYAWPSYKDAGADHLVPMELALKIASKIRARERFCVYVVLPMWPEGDPKSVTGQEILYWQSQTMQMMYQVIARELKSMQLVDSHPLDYLNFYCLGNREANGQFANDADKVSDSYKFQRFMIYVHAKGMIVDDEYVILGSANINQRSLAGSKDTEIAMGAYQPHHSWAKKQQHPRGQVYGYRMSLWAEHLGMLEDSFQEPEAFECVKRVNEVAEDNWKRYTAEIFTELQGHLLKYPIQVDADGKVCPLPDYECFPDVGGKILGNPSPTIPDVLTT